CAGCAGGCGGACGGCGGTCTGGATCTCcctggaggtgatggtggagcGCTTGTTGTAGTGGGCCAGACGGGAGGCCTCGCCGGCGATGCGCTCGAAGATGTCGCTGACGAACGAGTTCATGATGCTCATGGCCTTGGAGGAGATACCGGTGTCGGGGTGGACCTGCTTCAGCACCTTGTACACGTAGATGGCGTAGCTCTCcttcct
This portion of the Mugil cephalus isolate CIBA_MC_2020 chromosome 22, CIBA_Mcephalus_1.1, whole genome shotgun sequence genome encodes:
- the LOC125000026 gene encoding histone H2B, coding for MPEPAKSAPKKGSKKAVTKTAGKGGKKRRKSRKESYAIYVYKVLKQVHPDTGISSKAMSIMNSFVSDIFERIAGEASRLAHYNKRSTITSREIQTAVRLLLPGELAKHAVSEGTKAVTKYTSSK